The Primulina huaijiensis isolate GDHJ02 chromosome 6, ASM1229523v2, whole genome shotgun sequence genomic sequence TATTgacaatatttaattacttcctCTAATGTTGTACATAACAGAtccatattatataatatttttaaaaaataattaaatatgtttaGCAGCATATTTTACTGATAAATAGTTATTTTCAAATACATGTCTAGACgattttttgtatatatatttatgaaacAGATATAGCTGatctattttataataaaaaacaatatttttatataaataataattttttcatggatCAGATCAGGTTAAAGATTAGTCTTGCAAAATTTGATCTGTAAGACGATATCAtaagaattttatgaaaaacttacaCGTTTAAAAGACATAATTTTGGTTGTAAAAACACATAATTTTAACTCAAATATGTTATTGTGCTACTATAACTTGATTTTAATAACACAAAACTcaactttttttattaattgagtttaattaatgtaaaatttcaatattattatattaaaaaaaaagaaatttcaatattatttaaaaatattggagATGTGTAGTCACTTGTGACACGAGTTTTTATCCGAATAGACATTTTAAATTTCTGAATTAATATAttcattcatatatatttttattttataatatgatttataatCGTAccaattatgaatgctttttttttttagtgaaagtaaaaataaaaatttaattgataTTTCAATGTAGCACATTTtgtaagtttaaataataaCGTTtcgttttgtatttttaaaatgaaagagtattttattttataacaaatttaacataaaataaataaattattttgtacaactatatttgaaaatgtactaataaaaattgataaattagtTGTTAGTGAGTCTGAAGCGACAAGAACTATATTGCATAGAAATCGTTTTTTGAACACAACCTTTTGATTTGGTTGATATATCATTTTGTAGAGCAATTGAAGGTCTCATCCTACCAAGTACCGACTTCTTGTGATTATTACATACTTTTTATTGGACTATATAGATATAACTCATATAAATAATAACTAACTTTTAAATAGAAAAACATAATTGAAATGTGATTAACGAGAACTCGTATACCATACACATTTATGTCCTGACTCATGATGGAGATTTGAATTAGTGAATTTAAGTGATGGTTTGATCAATGATTATTATGTGTTCGATTTTCTCGGACAATATTTCTTCGAAGAGTTTGCGTTATATGATTTGTTTAATACGATTTACTCGGTTAGAGATATCGAATAATATAGAATGCAAGTAGGAtgttgaaaaattttaagtggaGGTGAAACATTAGAGCAAATGTATATCTCAATATAAAACTATTTCTTGTTTTGAGAGAACAAATCGCAATAGCATCACCACAATTGTTTGTTTGGAAGGAATCATCCATCAATTTCTGTCCAGAAAAGTGTAGAAAAAAATCCACCACCTTTCCTCTTGAATTGTGGCTCTCACGCACAAAGAAAACACCATTGAAGGGATGACGTCACTCTACTGCGGCGCCTCCATTTCCGCAGCTTCAGCACAACCGAGCAGGACCCTTTTTCCCTCATCCAGTGCGTCACATTTTCCGAGGCTCTTTCCCTCTCGGTTTGTGCTCGCTGGGCTCTTGTTTTCGgttttttgtttggttttagtttttttttttttttttggcggAGTTGGGTATGGAGTAGCAGTGGAACCCATGGATTATGCTTGATCTTTTGTAGCTTTGATTCGGAATTTAAAGGGGTAAACGAGAAAAAAGAACAAATCAGTCTCTTTTTTTCGAGCTTGAAATTTTTAAGTGATGTTGCTGCTGGTGGTGGTCAGTGACTAACTTTTTTCTTGGCTGATAATTTGTCCATCGCCGAGCTGGTTAATTATGTAGTGACCATACATTTGGCATAACTCAAATGGAAAAATTTTATGCTATTTCATTTGCGAGTGTTTGAAAAAGTGACATTAAGCTCTAGCTTTAGGGGGTGCACCTTGTTAATGCGGAGGACTCTATTTATGGGGCCTTAGTGTTTGCTGGATGTCCGGGACACGAGATTTATGACTTCTATTCTCTCTGTGAGGCTCATAGGCTCCTGCGGTACATCACAGCATCTGCAACAATGTGAACCACGACCATCAAAACCATTTATGAAACATGCGGTCACATGTAGCACAACTTAATAGGGATATCACTCCTAGCTATGGCTTTTTAACTCATTTCTGAGGCTCATTGCTCCTACAGCTGGCCTGCCATAACCTATCTTTGGTGCAGAACAAAAACTGCAAATCTCATGTTTTCTTATGTTAGTCCCTGTGTCTGTGGAATCACATGTCGACAGAACCAAATCCAAATTTAAACATTGAATTTCCTTGCTTTTGCTTCTGTCCATGCAGAACACCTAGGCttatttaaaacataatttcTCCTTGTCCACAATAGCAATATTTTTTCAGTGCCAATCACCCATTACACTATTCGTTCAACACCTTATTTTTACAATTTCGTTAGGAAAATCAACTCCAATATATCCATAGGTCGAAATACGAAATAAACTACAGATCAAATAACCAGGCAGTGCATTAGGAGGGTTGCAAGTATTTCATTCATGAAGGTAGACTAATGAGTTTGTAACAACCTCACTGATGGGTATGTGATTATATCATTATCTTTGTTCTTCTTGTTTCCTTTTATAGAACATAACCTCAGTTATTGGCATTGGATGTGATAGTCGCTCTGATCGTTGTTCTCATTGTGgattttttctctctttcaaaAAAATGAGTGATCTAGTTGACTGAGTATAGACAACACATGCAAGTTCTAGTAACAAAACCGGTGATGGCTGTAGGTTTATCAAAAAGGACAGCAAGAACTGGCAAATGGGACATTAGCAGATATTCGCGAATAAATCTCATCCAACACCTACTTCGCTTCTGGGTAACCAGTTGAAAATAGAACCGCAATAGGACGACCGGCTGTGGGTTGTAAACTTATTATTGCGATCCCGAACCAATATTTTTTGTCAATTTTTGGAAAATGTATGGTCTTATCAAATTTTATCATGATAGCTGCTATTGACTTGTTTGACATTTTGGTGATAACGGTGATGACATAgtgtttttttctctctttataGTAGCCCTTTCAGTGTTGGTGTCAAATGCAGTTATGCAGAATCTAGTAGCATAAAGGATACTACTACTGGTACGATTGATGTCTTGGCTGATATTAAGACTGAGAAAGTATGGCCTTGAGATTAATCTTATTGCTAATTACATCTTGCTGTTCTGCTAATTATCTAACCTAGCTGTCACTATCCATTTTATTACCAGATTGTAGTATTAGGAGGGAGCGGCTTCGTGGGTACAGCTATATGCAGGGCTGCAATATCAAAGGGGATCGAAGTCATTAGTGTTAGCAGGTACAAGGATGTCTCTTTCTGAAGCTAATTACTgatttctcacttttatgaaaaGTAAAGTCCTAAGCGGCAGTTTGTGccaaattattctttaaatatgGGTTTTACTACATGATTGATTACATTATGCTGCTGTATTCATCCTTATCCCAGGTCAGGGCGTCCTTCTTACTCGGGCTCATGGGTTGATCAAGTTAGTTGGGTGACAGGCAGGTGCTTTGTTGCTTTGTATGATATGCCCATTTTGCATATATGTTTGCTATATCAAAAAGTGTGATGCTTATTTGTGAGTAATATTAGCATTAAAGAAGAGTTGTTGTTGGCTGACAGGCAGGTAAATAAACAGAAGATTGATTACATctcttttcatattttatgGTATCAAAGAAAACCTTATAAGATTCTATGAAGAGCATTAGTTTGGTGGCAGGCAGGCAAATAAATCGAAGATTGATAACATCCCTTTTCACTTTTTAATTCTCGGAACTAGAATCTAATGACAGTTTTGGAATCTTCTGTGTGAAACACCACCTTCAATTTTCTTCGTATGGAAATATTGGAATCCTTTAGAAAAAAGTTTGAATATATGGCTGCTATATTTGTCAGCACTGTCTAAACCCATTGAAGAATACAAGCAATACCTCATTAAAGCTGTTTAAGAATTGAATTGGTTCTTCAATCAAACAGGGGATGTTTTCTATGTAAATTGGGATGAAGTGCTGACTGGGGCTACTGCAGTTGTTTCTACACTAGGAGGTTTTGGCAGCGAGGAACAAATGCTAAGGATCAACGGAGAAGCTAATATCTTGGCTGTAAATGCTGCTAAAAATTTTGGTGAGGAATTATTCGTTTCTCTCGTTGTGGTATTCCAAGTGAGAATAGTTTTTTGATCTGGTTCCGATTTGATATTCTGAAGCTATGGACTGTTTTTTGgatgattcttttttttttttttccggatCTTTTTTTCCGGATGATTCTTGAGAGCAATGAGCTTGTTTTCCTTGTACGTTTGCTAATTGCTAAATGCTTTGCTTGCTATGTCTAGCTGTATCTAATCTATACAAATGTGCTCAATATTGTATGAACCTACATATCATCTATAATATCATGTATGACAGTTTGTATAGCACCGCTGATCTAATTACCAAATGTTGGATTATTGTACCAATCAATTTGTCATAAGTTTTTTTGTTTGCTGATGCGAGTGTTATTTTACCTGTTTCTCAATGTTTTAAATCCGAGGGctgttaaaataaatttattagaaGTGCATCTGCACTAGCTGACCTTTGAAATACATTCTGGTTTTCTTTGCATTATCTAGGATTAGTTATGATTTAGTGCTAGATAGTCTGTTCATAGTTTCTATTCATCGTGATAAAAAACTGCATGTTTTCATTTTATGCCGAGTGTTTTTTAAGTGTATTCTTAAGAAATTATTCCTACAcattttcattgcatatttaaaaaaaattctaaagaGCAACAAATTTTAGTATAAAGCCGGAGTAAGCTCAACTCTGTATGTCACGTAAACCAAGAATCTTTTCATTTTACTCAAAATCAATAGTTTATTCTCATTCCTATGCAGGTATCCCTAAGTTCGTATTGATATCAGTTCATGATTATAATCTACCGTTATTTCTACTTACATCCGGTTACTTCACTGGAAAGAGAAAGGCAGAATCTGAGGTTCTTTCCAAATATCCATCATCGGGTAACATCTGAGACAACTTGCATTTTTATCCATTTTGCCCAAACCCAAACCCCACCATTATCATCTGTGAGTACAAAAATTTTGTTTGTATGCCGATGTAAATTAAAGCCAAAATAAGACGAGTTACCGCAATATACTGAATACTGTGTGATCTTTGAAttgtttctctctttttttttttaccaaggCTGCCAAACACACTGCTGAATCTTCAATACTTTGAAGTTGTTTAAATAAATGAACCGCTAATTGGGAGGGCATGGTATTCTTTTCTTGATGTTGCACTTATTCTTTGTTATATACGGTCAAATGTTTTATTGTCAACTTCGGCAGGTGTTGTCTTCAGACCGGGTTTTATATATGGGAAGAGAATGGTTGATGGATTTGAGATTCCCCTGGACTTGATAGGCGAGCCACTGGAGAAATTTCTATCTGCTATTGGAAACTTCACCAAACCTTTGAACTCTTTGCCTGCCTCTGATCTACTTTTGGCACCGCCAGTCAGCGTAGACGATCTTGCCACTGCTGTGGTAAATGCTATCAGAGACGACTATTTCTTTGGCGTTTTCACGATAGAGCAAATCAAggaagcagcagcagcagcagcagccaaGGTTTGAAATTTGCTGGCTTTTTGAAAGGCCATATTCTCTTCTCTAGTTAGGACTTGTGCAATTGAGGTTTATAATACCGCAAGTTGTACCATTTTAAACCAAAAGTCATTCACGCTGGTTCCGAAGTAACATTCGTTTTGTTCAAGGACCTCGGAAATATTACTTTATCAGACTCAAAACATCAATAGGTTGGAAGTTTAACCAAGTCAAGTCCAGGCATCATCTAATTCAGGAGAAAATGGTCCCTGGAGACTGAGCTGGCAAGACGTGGGCCTTATCAAAGTATAGGAAACATAATCGTCTGCTAGACATCAGACGTACAACATAAATTATTGAACAATAGCAAGATAGATAATTTATACGTGCATGATCATATCGGATAAATATTTCCAAGATCTAAGACAAACATCAATAACCGCGAGATCAATTGGATCATACTCATCCCATGGCAGCTCGATGAGACGACATACTGAAGCTACTGGAAAATTAACTTGGTCAAATGATTCATAACAAACGATATAGATAATTGACATCCTCCCCACTGAGTATGTACTACTAGCTAAACATAAATGGAGGAAAAGTTGCTCGGTTCAACTCAATGACAGA encodes the following:
- the LOC140979780 gene encoding uncharacterized protein At1g32220, chloroplastic-like isoform X2 is translated as MTSLYCGASISAASAQPSRTLFPSSSASHFPRLFPSRPFSVGVKCSYAESSSIKDTTTGTIDVLADIKTEKIVVLGGSGFVGTAICRAAISKGIEVISVSRSGRPSYSGSWVDQVSWVTGDVFYVNWDEVLTGATAVVSTLGGFGSEEQMLRINGEANILAVNAAKNFGIPKFVLISVHDYNLPLFLLTSGYFTGKRKAESEVLSKYPSSGVVFRPGFIYGKRMVDGFEIPLDLIGEPLEKFLSAIGNFTKPLNSLPASDLLLAPPVSVDDLATAVVNAIRDDYFFGVFTIEQIKEAAAAAAAKV
- the LOC140979780 gene encoding uncharacterized protein At1g32220, chloroplastic-like isoform X1 — its product is MTSLYCGASISAASAQPSRTLFPSSSASHFPRLFPSRSPFSVGVKCSYAESSSIKDTTTGTIDVLADIKTEKIVVLGGSGFVGTAICRAAISKGIEVISVSRSGRPSYSGSWVDQVSWVTGDVFYVNWDEVLTGATAVVSTLGGFGSEEQMLRINGEANILAVNAAKNFGIPKFVLISVHDYNLPLFLLTSGYFTGKRKAESEVLSKYPSSGVVFRPGFIYGKRMVDGFEIPLDLIGEPLEKFLSAIGNFTKPLNSLPASDLLLAPPVSVDDLATAVVNAIRDDYFFGVFTIEQIKEAAAAAAAKV